From the genome of Geobacter sp. SVR, one region includes:
- a CDS encoding rod shape-determining protein, with amino-acid sequence MLKIFDYLFGFFSNDLAIDLGTANTLVYLRGKGIVVREPSVVAVQKMPNGRQMVLKVGMEAKLMLGRTPGSITAIRPMKDGVIADFDITEEMLRYFIHKVHNRKTLVRPRIVICVPSGITQVEKRAVKESAESAGAREVYLIEEPMAAAIGAGLPIIEASGNMIVDIGGGTTEVAVISLAGIVYAQSTRMGGDKMDEAIVQYIRKKYNLQIGERMAESIKIDIGEAYPGPEVLTKQVKGRDLVSGIPKTIEVNSDEIREALKEAVNSIVDTVRICLEKTPPELAADIVDKGIFLAGGGALLRNLDMLLREVTKVPVLIAENPLDCVVLGSGKVLDELDLLRRVSITS; translated from the coding sequence ATGCTCAAGATATTCGATTACCTGTTCGGCTTTTTTTCCAACGATCTGGCCATCGACCTGGGAACCGCCAATACCCTGGTCTACCTGAGGGGCAAGGGGATCGTGGTGCGCGAACCGTCGGTCGTGGCCGTCCAGAAGATGCCCAACGGCCGCCAGATGGTGCTCAAGGTCGGCATGGAGGCCAAACTGATGCTGGGCCGTACACCGGGATCGATTACCGCCATCCGCCCCATGAAGGACGGCGTCATTGCCGACTTCGACATCACCGAGGAGATGCTGCGCTATTTCATCCACAAGGTGCACAACCGCAAGACCCTGGTGCGCCCCCGCATCGTAATCTGCGTTCCGTCCGGCATCACCCAGGTGGAGAAACGCGCCGTCAAGGAATCTGCGGAATCGGCCGGCGCCCGTGAAGTGTATCTGATCGAGGAGCCGATGGCTGCAGCCATCGGAGCGGGCCTGCCGATCATCGAAGCTTCGGGCAACATGATCGTCGATATCGGGGGCGGCACCACCGAAGTGGCGGTCATCTCCCTGGCCGGTATAGTCTATGCCCAGTCCACCCGCATGGGGGGGGACAAGATGGACGAAGCGATCGTCCAGTACATCCGCAAAAAATACAACCTGCAGATCGGTGAGCGCATGGCCGAGTCGATCAAGATCGATATCGGCGAGGCCTATCCCGGTCCCGAGGTCCTGACCAAGCAGGTCAAGGGGCGCGACCTGGTATCGGGCATTCCCAAGACGATCGAGGTAAATTCGGACGAAATCCGCGAAGCCCTGAAAGAAGCGGTCAATTCCATCGTCGACACGGTGCGTATCTGCCTTGAGAAAACCCCTCCCGAACTGGCGGCCGACATCGTCGACAAGGGCATTTTCCTGGCCGGCGGTGGCGCCCTGCTGCGCAATCTGGACATGCTGCTGCGCGAGGTAACCAAGGTGCCGGTATTGATTGCCGAGAATCCGCTGGACTGCGTCGTCCTGGGTTCCGGAAAGGTGCTGGACGAGCTCGACCTGCTGCGCCGCGTCTCCATCACCTCCTAG
- a CDS encoding sensor histidine kinase, with protein sequence MPHLLTLQNSHDRHMPAIIWTLAAIWTVSITASFCWHYHLHQILMSFSVLKQVIYAQVLQEGAIHCALWVLGMLLLRLLSCRLAESRSVPEKDERDKSPSKQHLEEINLSLEQRVYQVEEELRRKDELLIQQGRLAIMGEMINSIAHQWRQPLNNLGLLVQNMHLMAQAGELSADTIRTMVREAMDTILFMSRTIDDFSNFFRHDKNSVRMPVNSLVRKSLDFVAAVLKNSNIEWKLEAEGEVTAEGYPNEFAQVMLNILNNARDIILERNVRQPLITVSIRSLQGRAVVIIRDNAGGIPSEVLPRIFDQYFTTKTPGRGTGIGLYMSRVIIEKHMGGALTARNVGDGAEFVIEL encoded by the coding sequence CGCCATCTGGACGGTTTCGATCACCGCTTCGTTCTGCTGGCACTATCACCTGCACCAGATACTCATGTCCTTTTCCGTCCTGAAGCAGGTCATCTACGCACAGGTGCTGCAGGAAGGCGCGATCCATTGTGCGCTCTGGGTGCTGGGAATGCTTCTACTGAGACTGCTATCCTGCAGACTGGCAGAGAGCAGATCCGTACCGGAAAAGGACGAACGTGACAAATCCCCCTCGAAGCAGCACCTGGAAGAAATCAACCTCTCCCTGGAACAGCGCGTGTATCAGGTGGAAGAGGAACTGCGCCGGAAGGACGAGCTGCTGATTCAGCAGGGGCGCCTGGCCATCATGGGTGAAATGATAAACAGCATCGCCCATCAGTGGCGCCAGCCACTCAACAACCTGGGCTTGCTGGTACAGAACATGCATCTGATGGCACAGGCCGGCGAACTGTCTGCCGATACGATCCGCACCATGGTTCGCGAGGCAATGGATACCATTCTCTTCATGTCCCGCACCATCGACGATTTCAGTAATTTCTTCCGTCATGACAAGAACAGTGTCCGGATGCCGGTCAACAGCCTGGTCCGGAAATCGCTGGATTTCGTGGCGGCCGTGCTGAAGAACAGCAATATCGAGTGGAAGCTGGAGGCGGAAGGGGAGGTGACCGCCGAGGGCTACCCCAACGAATTTGCCCAGGTGATGCTGAACATTCTGAACAATGCCAGGGACATCATCCTGGAGCGGAACGTCAGGCAGCCGCTGATCACGGTTTCGATCCGCTCCCTGCAGGGCAGGGCAGTGGTCATCATACGGGATAATGCCGGCGGCATACCGTCAGAGGTGCTGCCGAGGATCTTTGACCAATATTTCACGACCAAGACGCCGGGCAGGGGCACCGGTATCGGTCTGTACATGTCCAGAGTGATCATCGAGAAACATATGGGGGGAGCCCTTACCGCCCGCAACGTCGGGGATGGGGCAGAATTCGTTATCGAGCTGTAG